From a single Saimiri boliviensis isolate mSaiBol1 chromosome 7, mSaiBol1.pri, whole genome shotgun sequence genomic region:
- the LOC120365067 gene encoding thiol S-methyltransferase TMT1A isoform X1, whose protein sequence is MELTIFILRLAIYILAFPMYLLNFLGLWSWMCKKWFPYFLVRLSVMYNEQMASKKRELFSNLQEFAGPSGKLSLLEVGCGTGTNFKFYPPGCRVTCIDPNPNFEKFLIKSIAENRHLQFERFVVAAGENMHQVADGSVDVVVCTLVLCSVENQEQILREVCRVLRPGGAFYFMEHVAAERSTWNSFWQQVLDPTWYLLFDGCNLTRESWKALERANFSRLNLQHIQAPLSWELVRPHIYGYAVK, encoded by the exons ATGGAGCTTACCATCTTTATCCTGCGACTGGCCATCTACATCCTGGCATTTCCCATGTACCTGCTGAACTTTCTGGGCTTGTGGAGCTGGATGTGCAAAAAATGGTTCCCCTACTTCTTGGTGAGGTTGTCTGTGATGTACAACGAACAGATGGCAAGCAAGAAGCGGGAGCTCTTCAGCAACCTGCAGGAGTTTGCGGGCCCTTCCGGGAAGCTCTCCCTGCTGGAGGTGGGCTGTGGCACGGGGACCAACTTCAAATTCTACCCACCTGGGTGCAGGGTGACCTGTATTGACCCGAACCCCAACTTTGAGAAGTTTTTGATCAAGAGCATTGCTGAGAACCGTCACCTGCAGTTTGAGCGCTTTGTGGTAGCTGCCGGGGAGAACATGCACCAGGTGGCCGATGGCTCTGTGGACGTGGTGGTCTGCACCCTGGTGCTGTGCTCTGTGGAGAACCAGGAGCAGATTCTCCGCGAGGTGTGCAGAGTGCTGAGACCG ggAGGGGCTTTTTATTTCATGGAGCATGTGGCAGCTGAGCGTTCGACTTGGAATTCTTTCTGGCAACAGGTCCTGGATCCTACCTGGTACCTTCTGTTTGATGGGTGCAATCTGACGAGAGAGAGCTGGAAGGCCCTGGAGCGGGCCAACTTCTCTAGGCTGAATCTGCAGCACATCCAGGCCCCCCTGTCCTGGGAGTTGGTGCGCCCTCATATCTATGGATATGCTGTGAAATAG